The Methanohalophilus portucalensis DNA window CTGTTTCAATATATCCTTTGATAACCCTTTTTTTATATTAATTGCCTTAAGGCCAGGCTCTTTTTTTTATAAAGGACAATCTATGTTACCCAACTGGGTTACACATGTTATTCTAAAACTTTTTTTTATATACTATGGACATACTGAAGATAGCAAGTGTATTTGATTTGTAAACCGGTCAGATGGATTAATTATTGGGTTGTACACGGTATAATAGGAACTTGGAGTAAGTTTCATTTGTCCGAATAATGGTGGTTGTATATCAATGAGTGCAGTATATTTAACGGTCATAGGAATTCTGCTGGCAATAGCTGTGTTTGCAGTTAAGGCCGGAGTGGGATGTGGATGCTCGACTATCGATCGCAGACAGCTGTTAACAATTGCAGGGATGTATTTTGTCTTATCAGTAATTATAGGTGTAATTCTCAATTACATCGATATATCCTACCTGCTGAATGCTTCCCAGCTTGGGATGGGCCTGCATGTGGTAATGGCTCTCTTGCTTTTGGGAGTGGGAATATACACATCCAAAAAATGGAATTGCGGAGTGGATGTATCCCATAAGACTTTCCTTGTGATCTCCCTGCCCTGTCCGGTATGCCTTGCAGCCCTTTTTATGTCGATTATGCTGCTTTCCAATACCGTTGAGATCAGCAGTGCGCTTCTGGGACTTGGAGTTGGTGTCATCTTTTTTGTTTCTATCATTTCCTCTTCCCTGGTTGTCAGGAGGCTTAAAAAGGACCCAACAACCTTGGGCAATGCCATGACTTTCCTGGGTCTGTTCTACCTGATGGGTGCAATAATTGCCCCTGCCTACATGCACGCAAAACAAATGGGCCTTCCGACTTTCAGCGGCCCTGAATTTGACATCATACCCTTCATCGGCTTTGCAATTCTCATATCTGCCGGCTTTGCACTTAATCGCATCAAAACCCAGCATTAATTTAAGGAGTGATAATAAAAAATGGCAATAGATTCTTCTTTATTCCAGATAATGTATACAGTTTCTTCTTCACTATTGTATCCTGTTATCATACTGCTTTTGTTAGCAGTGGTATCATCTCTGGCCTTGATCGGTGAGTTCATTTCCGAATATTCCAAGAGGCATCGCAATGTCACCCAGCTTGAGGATGTGGGGAAAAGGGTGCAGGATTCCGTGAAATCTTCTGATTTCAATTCTGCTGCTTCACATCTGGGAGAACTCAAGCAAAACTCCCTTGTGATGTCATTTGCCCGCGACGCTGCTGCCCATCTTGGCAGCAGTGCTGCCACATCTATCGACTGGCTTTCCGAGGAGTATGAAGTCAGGATGACCAAGAACCTGGAGTATACCAAGATCCTTTCCACGGTTGCCCCAATGATAGGCCTGATGGGAACCCTTATTCCCCTTGGTCCGGCTTTGATCGGACTCGCAGAAGGTAACATCCTGCAGCTGGCGCATAACCTGATGGTGGCTTTTGCAACAACAGTACTCGGTCTGTTTGCCGGAATAGTCGGGTATGTCCTGACGCTTGTGCGTAAAAGATGGTACTGGCAGGATATGGCTGATATCAATTATCTGCTTGAGTGTATGGAGGGTGAGGAATGAGGAAGCAAAAGAAATACAGGCGAAGCGGCCTGCTTTATGAAGGAGATGAACAGAACCCCTTAACAGGCGTGGCCAACCTTTTCGACATAGCCATGGTCTTCTCCGTAGCTCTGCTTGTGGCCTTGGTAATGTCCTTCCAACTGCCGGAATTGTTGTCTCCCACGGATGATGTGACCATTGTAAAGAATCCTGGTGAGGAAAACATGAAGATTATCGTCAAGGAAGGTCAGGACATTGAAGTATTGAACATGACCGAACAGATTGGAGGCGGGTCAGGTGAGGCGCTGGGTACGGCCTACCAGCTGGCAGATGGACGGGTGGTTTATGTGCCCGAGGGTAAAAACGAATCGGGAGGATAACCCATTTTATTTTTTTTGTTATATAAAAACAAGTTGATCGATTATATGTAAAGGGGAATTGTGGATAAATTTAAGTTGAAAATATTGTGGTGACATCCCGACCTGTCGGCTGGCGGGCTCTAGGGTCGGGATGTGCTGCATACTATCGAGGCGATAATATGCGATTTGGAAAAGTGTGTTTATTAGTTTTAAGTGTATTGATTATGCTGGCAGTGGCAGTGCCGGCGGTATCGGCAGAGGAACAGGTTAACGTAACCTTGATCACTTATAATGATGGGGAAGTAATCAATTATGCAAAAGATGCAAATCCTTATAATGACAGTATAAATGTGACTTATCATTCTACTATGTTCAATCTTTCTGAAATAGATCTGAGTAATCAGGATGTCATATTTACCTATATGTTGTGGTCCAGTAAGTACGAAGAATTTTCTGATGAATTGGAGAAAGCCAAATCAAACGGCTCTATTCTGATCGATATAACAAGTTATGTAAATACGTCTATCTATGATCATACTTTTACAGGAAGTGAGCCATACCAGAGCAAGGATGAGAAATATTTCTTCAATATGGGTATGCAGGAAGAATTCCTAAAAGAAAATACTGAAAATTTCCTTGTATATTTGGCCAAGAACTATAGTACTAAAACAGGTCTTACAGCCAGCTGGGTATATGAAGACCCAATTCTCCTCCCTGAAGGTATTTATCACCCAGATTCAGACGAAGATGTATATTGGTTCGATAATTCCAGTGAATACATAACCTGGTACCAGAATAGTTCCAATGGCGATCACTTTGTATACAATTATTCAAAACCGACAATTGGGATCTGGTTCCATAAAGAGGATTATAAAGCCGGCAATATGGAGATAGTGGATGCTCTGATATCTGATCTGGAAAGTAAGGATTGCAATGTTATTGCAGGATTCGATACATTTCTTAACATCTCTGAATACTATTGTTATGAAAACGGAACGCCTCTGGTAGATTGTATGATCTCCCTGAAGAGTTTTGGGCTTGATGTCAGTAAATATGAAGGATACGGTCAGGAAGAGTTGACGAATCTCAATGTTCCGGTATTGAAAGGAATGGTAGCTGATGCGTCTTCCGGTGACCCGGCCGATGCCAATCGGGGTATTTCCAACCAAGAAGCCACACGTAAGACTGTCCTCCCAAATATCGATGGAATATTTGAATATATAGTACTTGGGGAACAAAAACAGATATCCTGGGGAGTTTACGAATATGAGCCGAATCCTGACCAGATTGACTGGATGGTAAACCGTACCATAAAATGGGCCGACCTTAAACGAAATGAAAATCAGGATAAGAAAGTTGCTCTTATATATTACAACTATCCTCCAGGCAAGGACAGTATCGGTGCCAGCTACTTGGATTCCATGTCAAGTATAGTGAATCTTCTTGAAAAAATGAATGAAAGTGAATATAATTTAACCTATGTACCGGAAAATACCACTACTTTGTTGGATAGGGTTCAAAAACAGGGTATAAATGTTGGTTCATGGGCACCGGGTGAGCTGGATGAGATGGTAGAAAACCGCACGGAATGGGGAGTCCATCTTATACCCGTGGAAACCTACAGGGAATGGTTCAGTGAGGAAATCCCGGAGGATCTGCGCAATTGTGTAATTGAAGAATGGGGAGAACCTTGGTCAGAGGATTTCTCTGAAGACCAGAAATTGATGATATGGGAAAATGAATCTGGGCGATACATTGTTATTCCTGCCGTGCAGTGTGGAAATACATGGCTGATGCCCCAGCCTGCGCGGGGTATGACACAGAATGATAATGTGTTATATCACAGTACCCTTGTACCCCCGCCACACCAGTACATAGCTTTCTATCTGTGGTTGAATGATGAATGGGATGCCGATGCAGTCATCCATATGGGCACACACGGGACGCATGAATGGCTTCCGGGTCTTGCCTACGGGATGAACAGGACATCTGACTGGGCTCCATTATTGTTACAGGACTTACCCAACATCTACCCCTATATCGTGGCTAATGTTGGAGAGGGATTGACTGCGGAATATAGAGGAAATGCCTTGATTATCGACCATCTAACCCCTACATTGGAGAGAGGTGGTCTTCATGCGGAGATGGCAGATCTTTCAGGTAATATTCAGACTTATTATGATCCGGGAATGGCGGATGATGTGAGGGATGAGTACAGGAAAATAATTATTGACC harbors:
- a CDS encoding MotA/TolQ/ExbB proton channel family protein, whose amino-acid sequence is MAIDSSLFQIMYTVSSSLLYPVIILLLLAVVSSLALIGEFISEYSKRHRNVTQLEDVGKRVQDSVKSSDFNSAASHLGELKQNSLVMSFARDAAAHLGSSAATSIDWLSEEYEVRMTKNLEYTKILSTVAPMIGLMGTLIPLGPALIGLAEGNILQLAHNLMVAFATTVLGLFAGIVGYVLTLVRKRWYWQDMADINYLLECMEGEE
- a CDS encoding DUF2149 domain-containing protein produces the protein MRKQKKYRRSGLLYEGDEQNPLTGVANLFDIAMVFSVALLVALVMSFQLPELLSPTDDVTIVKNPGEENMKIIVKEGQDIEVLNMTEQIGGGSGEALGTAYQLADGRVVYVPEGKNESGG
- a CDS encoding DUF2162 domain-containing protein encodes the protein MSAVYLTVIGILLAIAVFAVKAGVGCGCSTIDRRQLLTIAGMYFVLSVIIGVILNYIDISYLLNASQLGMGLHVVMALLLLGVGIYTSKKWNCGVDVSHKTFLVISLPCPVCLAALFMSIMLLSNTVEISSALLGLGVGVIFFVSIISSSLVVRRLKKDPTTLGNAMTFLGLFYLMGAIIAPAYMHAKQMGLPTFSGPEFDIIPFIGFAILISAGFALNRIKTQH